In a genomic window of Oncorhynchus keta strain PuntledgeMale-10-30-2019 unplaced genomic scaffold, Oket_V2 Un_scaffold_584_pilon_pilon, whole genome shotgun sequence:
- the LOC118361123 gene encoding probable G-protein coupled receptor 139, which translates to MTQIPPPANIVTFLIFWRRNCLLSKSSTFYLMAISVADTLVLIFIVVLEITVKFYQEEPFWSREPWCRLRDIFSYGAYNTSTWLVVVFTAERFIAIHTWAIKTKLCTPRSALAAITTILLLSHLLAIPYYWSNISVYDHNQTKWACIYEPEAPHGYVHALVGAQTLVAYVLPFLIILTLNGLTLRQISLSNRVHVLMAADLNSGAYRVTPLLRSRKRKSVVLLVTVSMSFVLLSVTRPITQIIIRTTFFYGQNRNDYNLQIDVAADIGSMLSLSNAAINTYLYACTQAKFRQTGFVPLQD; encoded by the exons ATGACACAAATCcctccaccagccaacattgTTACCTTTCTCATCTTCTGGCGGAGAAACTGCCTGCTGTCCAAGTCCAGCACCTTCTACCTGATGGCCATCTCTGTAGCTGACACTCTGGTCCTCATCTTCATCGTGGTGCTGGAGATCACTGTCAAATTTTACCAGGAG gagcCGTTTTGGAGCCGTGAGCCCTGGTGCCGCCTGAGAGACATATTCAGCTACGGGGCCTACAACACCTCAACCTGGCTGGTGGTAGTTTTCACCGCAGAGCGCTTCATTGCCATCCACACCTGGGCCATCAAGACCAAACTCTGCACCCCACGCAGTGCCTTAGCAGCCATCACCACCATCTTACTCCTCAGCCACCTCCTGGCAATACCCTACTACTGGTCCAATATCTCAGTTTATGACCACAACCAGACCAAATGGGCCTGTATATACGAACCTGAGGCCCCTCATGGTTATGTGCATGCCCTGGTGGGGGCCCAGACCTTAGTGGCCTACGTCCTACCTTTCCTCATCATCCTCACCCTCAATGGGCTAACTCTGCGACAGATCTCCCTTAGCAACAGGGTCCACGTGTTGATGGCTGCCGATCTAAACTCAGGGGCCTACAGGGTGACGCCCCTGCTGCGCTCCAGAAAGAGGAAGTCTGTCGTGCTCCTGGTGACTGTGTCCATGAGCTTTGTGCTGCTATCCGTCACCCGCCCAATCACCCAGATCATCATACGCACCACCTTCTTCTACGGCCAGAATCGCAACGACTACAACCTGCAGATCGATGTGGCGGCTGACATTGGTAGCATGCTGAGCCTCAGTAATGCAGCCATCAACACGTACCTGTATGCCTGCACTCAGGCCAAGTTCCGTCAGACAGGTTTTGTCCCATTGCAAGACTAA